Proteins encoded by one window of Fusobacterium sp.:
- a CDS encoding YdcF family protein yields MSILRKRKINVKFITFGMGIFLSYLILTGLNIWKYKDIDEKQQADVVIVLGASTYNNEVSLVFKERLNHGIWLYKNNYVKKLIFTGGIGEKSKYSDAFIAKQYAIKCGIPAKDIFIEEKSTITQENLKNAKLIMDKNLYQTAIIVSDPLHMKRSMLMAKDYELKAFSSPTPTTRYISINKKLTFLIREEFFYIGYQISKQFIKK; encoded by the coding sequence ATGAGTATTCTAAGAAAAAGAAAAATTAATGTTAAATTTATTACATTTGGAATGGGAATTTTTTTAAGTTATTTAATATTAACAGGTTTAAATATCTGGAAATACAAAGATATTGATGAAAAACAACAGGCTGATGTTGTTATAGTTCTTGGAGCAAGTACTTATAATAATGAAGTATCTCTTGTTTTTAAGGAACGTTTAAATCATGGGATTTGGTTGTATAAAAATAATTATGTAAAAAAATTAATTTTTACAGGTGGGATAGGAGAAAAAAGTAAATATTCAGATGCTTTTATTGCAAAACAATATGCAATAAAATGCGGTATTCCAGCAAAAGATATATTTATTGAAGAAAAGTCTACAATAACTCAAGAAAATTTAAAAAATGCTAAATTAATAATGGATAAAAACTTATACCAAACAGCAATAATTGTTAGTGATCCACTACATATGAAACGTTCAATGTTAATGGCAAAAGATTATGAATTAAAAGCTTTTAGTTCACCAACCCCAACTACACGCTATATCAGTATAAATAAAAAACTAACTTTTCTTATAAGAGAAGAATTTTTTTATATAGGTTAT